The following are encoded together in the uncultured Sphaerochaeta sp. genome:
- a CDS encoding divergent PAP2 family protein, producing MNNALLENAPFISAALAFFIAQFLKPFINVLFERKFVWSMLFSTGGMPSSHAAGVIALTTSIAFTEGIGTVDFAIAATFAAIVIHDAMGIRRAAGKQAEVINEWSRLLSDIHREGQFTPENLKTMLGHSFSQVLGGVLLGLIIGLSATYQIMGH from the coding sequence ATGAACAATGCCTTGTTGGAAAATGCCCCATTTATTTCGGCGGCTCTTGCTTTCTTTATTGCGCAATTCCTGAAACCTTTCATCAATGTACTATTTGAGAGGAAGTTTGTCTGGTCCATGCTCTTCAGCACCGGAGGAATGCCTTCAAGCCACGCCGCTGGTGTTATTGCGCTTACCACCTCAATCGCATTCACTGAAGGTATCGGCACGGTAGATTTTGCTATAGCAGCTACGTTCGCTGCAATTGTCATTCATGATGCAATGGGTATTCGCAGAGCAGCAGGGAAGCAAGCAGAAGTCATCAATGAGTGGAGCAGACTCCTCAGTGATATCCATCGAGAAGGCCAGTTCACTCCCGAGAATCTGAAAACCATGCTTGGACACTCCTTCAGCCAGGTGCTGGGAGGCGTCTTGCTCGGACTTATCATTGGCTTGAGTGCAACATACCAGATTATGGGTCATTGA
- a CDS encoding basic amino acid ABC transporter substrate-binding protein, with translation MKKTMIAALMVTLVFALVLTGCKKEEKKESYVFATDATWPPLEFVEDGVLTGFEVELIPLIGEKVGVPMSVKNIPWDTIFAGLAGGAYDGVASGVTVTEERKATMAFSTPILSAGQVVIIRNEDAGSIKGIEDLEGKKIGVQIGTTGDFALEAYPVDRRAYDDIGLAIEDMLNGNVDAAVCDSLIASDFVLSNENYSSRLMVAGEPFTQEDIAIAVQKDNQELLDLINEGLAKAKADGSFDALKEKWNLL, from the coding sequence ATGAAAAAAACCATGATAGCAGCACTGATGGTGACATTAGTCTTTGCACTCGTGCTTACCGGCTGCAAGAAAGAAGAGAAGAAAGAAAGCTATGTATTTGCGACTGATGCAACCTGGCCCCCCCTTGAGTTCGTTGAAGACGGAGTACTTACCGGCTTCGAAGTGGAATTGATTCCTCTTATTGGCGAGAAGGTCGGTGTCCCTATGTCAGTGAAGAATATCCCCTGGGATACCATTTTCGCCGGCCTTGCTGGTGGTGCCTATGATGGTGTTGCTAGTGGTGTCACCGTAACTGAAGAACGAAAAGCCACCATGGCATTCTCTACTCCAATTCTCTCCGCTGGACAGGTCGTCATCATCCGCAATGAAGACGCAGGCAGCATTAAAGGCATTGAGGATCTGGAAGGAAAGAAAATCGGTGTCCAGATTGGTACTACCGGAGACTTTGCACTGGAAGCGTATCCTGTCGATAGAAGAGCATATGATGATATCGGGCTTGCCATTGAGGATATGCTCAACGGCAATGTGGATGCTGCTGTCTGTGACTCATTGATCGCCAGTGATTTCGTTCTTTCAAACGAAAACTACAGCTCACGTCTGATGGTTGCCGGTGAACCGTTCACCCAGGAAGATATTGCAATTGCCGTACAGAAGGACAACCAGGAACTCCTGGATCTTATCAACGAGGGACTTGCAAAGGCAAAGGCCGACGGCTCCTTTGATGCATTGAAGGAGAAGTGGAATCTGCTGTAA
- a CDS encoding basic amino acid ABC transporter substrate-binding protein, with amino-acid sequence MKKILVVATLLLVLSSALVFAQAQPESGKKSYVFAANCAWPPLEFVDENGDIVGFEIDLVEEIAKVNDVEISIVNVAWEGIFAGLANGAYDAVASGVSVTEERKATMDFSTPILVVTQAILAPVSNTELSNTASLNNKTVGVQLGTTGHIFLDDFDQSRDDFSVTIKAYDEVGFAIEDMLNGNLDAVVTDSVIASDYVMTNDNYASKLKITGSASDLGEPEPIAIATLKGNSEVLDLVNNGLKTMEENGTMDALKEKWGII; translated from the coding sequence ATGAAAAAAATACTTGTTGTTGCTACCCTTTTGCTCGTGCTGTCCTCTGCCCTGGTCTTCGCCCAGGCTCAGCCTGAAAGCGGAAAGAAATCCTATGTCTTCGCAGCCAACTGTGCTTGGCCCCCACTTGAGTTTGTCGATGAAAATGGGGATATCGTCGGATTTGAGATTGATCTGGTTGAAGAAATTGCAAAGGTCAATGATGTTGAGATCAGCATCGTCAATGTTGCCTGGGAAGGCATCTTTGCCGGTCTTGCCAACGGAGCTTATGATGCTGTTGCCAGTGGAGTTTCCGTCACTGAAGAGAGAAAGGCTACCATGGATTTCTCCACTCCGATTCTTGTCGTAACCCAGGCAATCCTGGCTCCCGTCTCCAATACAGAACTTTCCAATACGGCAAGTCTCAACAACAAGACTGTTGGTGTACAGCTGGGTACCACCGGCCATATCTTCCTTGATGATTTTGACCAGAGCCGTGATGACTTCAGTGTAACCATCAAGGCATATGATGAAGTGGGTTTTGCCATCGAGGATATGCTTAACGGCAATCTTGATGCAGTGGTCACCGACTCGGTTATCGCCAGTGACTACGTCATGACCAATGACAACTATGCCAGTAAACTGAAGATCACCGGCAGTGCCAGTGATTTGGGAGAGCCTGAGCCGATTGCCATTGCAACCCTGAAGGGAAACAGTGAGGTGCTTGACCTGGTCAACAATGGACTGAAGACCATGGAAGAAAATGGAACGATGGATGCGCTGAAAGAGAAGTGGGGCATTATCTAA
- a CDS encoding amino acid ABC transporter permease, translated as MEKQPFDNETVKMQKIRDKVVSVDPTAQKKKALTIQMTDGVLIPRKDDGHVLNSWRITFFSAIALLTSLVMFKPQPYRDIFMVTIKGTPVTFQATIFAILGALIIGTVTGLGSVSKRRWVNMLSGVYVELIRGIPLLVQLIFIYYAMGRFFKIQGMVAAVVALSICFGAYMGEIVRAGIQAIPKGQMEAAIALGLSRSQAFRYVILPQTVKVILPAIGNEFISMLKDSSLVSAIALSDILRKGREYISRTFLSLETMLVVALIYLIITLLLSRLVGILEERLHQNG; from the coding sequence ATGGAAAAACAACCATTTGATAATGAAACAGTAAAGATGCAGAAGATACGGGACAAAGTGGTCTCTGTAGACCCAACTGCACAGAAAAAAAAGGCCCTTACCATCCAAATGACTGATGGGGTGCTTATTCCACGTAAAGATGATGGACATGTACTGAATTCGTGGAGAATCACCTTCTTCAGTGCCATCGCATTGCTTACGAGCTTGGTTATGTTCAAACCCCAACCTTACCGTGACATTTTCATGGTAACCATCAAAGGAACTCCGGTCACCTTCCAGGCTACCATTTTTGCAATTTTAGGAGCCTTGATTATCGGGACCGTTACAGGCCTTGGTTCAGTGAGTAAACGGCGTTGGGTCAATATGCTCAGCGGTGTATATGTAGAATTGATCCGGGGTATTCCCCTCCTTGTCCAACTAATCTTCATCTACTATGCGATGGGGCGGTTTTTCAAGATACAGGGTATGGTTGCAGCTGTCGTTGCACTCTCCATCTGTTTCGGCGCCTACATGGGAGAAATCGTACGGGCAGGTATCCAGGCGATACCCAAGGGACAGATGGAAGCTGCCATTGCTCTGGGGTTGAGCCGGTCACAGGCCTTCCGTTATGTCATTCTCCCCCAGACGGTAAAGGTAATACTTCCAGCAATCGGAAACGAGTTCATCTCGATGCTCAAGGATTCATCCCTAGTATCTGCAATTGCACTCAGTGACATCCTGAGAAAAGGAAGGGAGTATATCAGCCGGACCTTCCTCTCCTTGGAAACCATGTTGGTTGTTGCACTCATATACCTCATCATTACCCTCCTGCTCTCCCGCTTGGTAGGCATCCTGGAGGAAAGGTTGCATCAGAATGGCTAG
- a CDS encoding amino acid ABC transporter ATP-binding protein, with product MARIRIEDLSKDYITANKTLVKAVKHADLTVENGEVVVIIGPSGSGKSTLLRSVNKLENPTGGKIFIDEDEVTDPHVDLRKIREEVGMVFQSFNLFPHLSVMQNITLAPVKVRKMSQKKAEEKARDLLKLVGLEEKADVHPPQLSGGQQQRVAIARALAMEPKVMLFDEPTSALDPEMIKEVLDVMLKLAKSGMTMLLVTHEMGFAKAAASKVVFMDEGRIVEVGTPDEIFSHPKSERTKLFLEHIL from the coding sequence ATGGCTAGAATACGTATTGAAGATCTCTCAAAGGATTATATCACTGCAAACAAGACCTTGGTGAAAGCTGTCAAGCATGCTGATCTTACGGTGGAAAACGGGGAAGTTGTTGTGATCATCGGTCCCTCGGGTAGTGGGAAATCCACCTTGCTCAGAAGTGTCAATAAACTGGAAAACCCAACTGGTGGTAAAATCTTCATCGATGAAGATGAAGTGACAGACCCACACGTGGATTTGAGAAAGATTCGTGAGGAAGTTGGAATGGTGTTCCAGTCCTTCAACCTATTTCCCCACCTTTCTGTCATGCAGAACATCACCCTCGCCCCTGTGAAAGTAAGAAAAATGTCACAAAAGAAGGCTGAGGAGAAAGCAAGGGACTTATTAAAACTGGTTGGGCTTGAGGAAAAGGCGGATGTACATCCACCCCAGCTCTCAGGCGGGCAGCAGCAACGTGTTGCCATCGCACGTGCATTGGCAATGGAACCGAAGGTTATGCTCTTCGATGAACCCACCAGTGCTCTCGATCCAGAGATGATCAAGGAGGTGCTTGATGTCATGCTCAAACTTGCAAAGAGTGGCATGACCATGCTTCTGGTCACTCACGAAATGGGATTCGCCAAGGCAGCTGCTTCAAAGGTTGTATTCATGGACGAAGGCAGGATTGTGGAAGTCGGTACGCCCGATGAAATATTCTCCCATCCAAAGAGTGAACGAACAAAACTTTTTTTAGAGCATATTCTTTGA
- a CDS encoding hemolysin III family protein, giving the protein MQRFNAWLEDHITLHSYDDPKAEKENAITHVVGATLALIALISILFKLPFLSSSSFQIGLVIWGLTMLLLYSSSALYHSLPHGNGKRLCRVLDHSNIYFLIAGTYTPLMMYIGTPVAYRITILVWLVAVFGIVLTLIFWGKAKVLHVLLYLAMGWLIVFFWKDIVPFLPASLIKWIIAAGLTYSIGVIFYASKRLPHYHAIWHLFCIGGSALFYVGYMLTLV; this is encoded by the coding sequence ATGCAACGTTTCAATGCTTGGCTAGAGGACCATATCACCCTTCACTCCTATGATGACCCGAAGGCAGAAAAAGAGAACGCAATTACCCATGTAGTGGGAGCAACTCTTGCGCTCATTGCGCTGATCTCCATTTTATTCAAGCTCCCCTTTCTCTCCAGTTCTTCCTTCCAGATAGGGTTGGTCATCTGGGGATTGACCATGTTGTTGCTCTATAGTTCATCAGCACTCTATCACTCACTACCCCATGGGAATGGTAAACGGCTCTGCAGGGTTCTGGATCATAGCAACATCTACTTCCTCATTGCAGGAACCTATACGCCATTGATGATGTACATTGGGACCCCTGTTGCTTACCGGATCACCATACTGGTCTGGTTGGTCGCGGTATTTGGTATCGTCCTCACCCTCATTTTCTGGGGGAAAGCCAAGGTATTGCATGTCCTGCTCTATCTTGCCATGGGATGGCTGATTGTATTCTTCTGGAAGGACATTGTTCCTTTTCTTCCTGCCAGCTTGATCAAATGGATTATTGCAGCTGGATTGACCTACAGCATCGGAGTGATCTTTTATGCAAGTAAACGCCTCCCCCATTACCACGCCATCTGGCATTTGTTCTGTATCGGGGGAAGCGCTCTGTTCTATGTCGGCTATATGCTTACTCTTGTGTGA
- a CDS encoding TlpA disulfide reductase family protein — MKKNTRTLMITLISFIVIIVVASVAYNALKESSAPAVSLKPNLTNIPTATEKTVAVEPSIDALEEPDVATTTSVVDEPVATPSEVTADAPETEEAEEAPKMPDIPLFTLDGEETSFDAVRQGKPAIINYFASWCPPCKQELPHFQAAYDTYGDEISFIFLNAMDGQRETLETITKFMEEFPFTGPVYTDEGIFAYIFQTNSLPTTVFFNADGSIANGYLGYVSETALQENIDQLLTQE; from the coding sequence ATGAAAAAAAATACCCGTACCCTGATGATCACCCTGATTTCATTCATCGTAATCATTGTCGTCGCCTCAGTTGCATACAATGCACTCAAGGAGAGCAGCGCTCCGGCTGTCTCTCTCAAACCGAATCTTACGAATATTCCTACTGCTACAGAGAAAACTGTTGCTGTTGAACCATCAATTGATGCACTAGAAGAGCCAGATGTGGCCACAACCACTTCTGTAGTTGATGAGCCAGTCGCAACTCCTTCTGAGGTAACAGCTGATGCTCCTGAAACAGAAGAGGCCGAAGAAGCCCCAAAGATGCCGGATATTCCCCTCTTTACCCTTGACGGGGAAGAGACCAGTTTTGATGCCGTACGGCAGGGTAAACCAGCAATCATCAACTATTTCGCTTCCTGGTGTCCTCCCTGTAAACAGGAACTTCCTCACTTCCAGGCTGCGTATGATACCTATGGTGATGAGATCAGCTTCATTTTCCTCAATGCAATGGATGGGCAGAGAGAGACACTGGAAACCATAACCAAGTTCATGGAAGAGTTTCCGTTCACAGGCCCTGTCTACACGGATGAAGGCATATTTGCCTACATCTTCCAGACGAACAGCCTACCGACCACCGTTTTTTTCAATGCTGATGGATCAATAGCTAATGGCTATCTCGGATATGTAAGTGAAACTGCACTGCAGGAGAATATTGACCAGTTGCTCACACAAGAGTAA
- a CDS encoding cytochrome c biogenesis protein CcdA gives MAYITAFLEGIISFISPCILPILPLYFSYLAGGVAEQDQEKNLLLKNSIAFVIGFTILFVALGAASTTIGQFLQSHLDMLNRIGGVLVILFALNNLGFVLIPALNNNHKFQMKGLQNMNVPKSMLFGLVFALGWTPCVGPLLGSALMMAANAELVTKGMMTLFFYAMGLGIPFLLSAILIEQLEGVFAAIKKHSKLITIISGLFLLAFGIALALGFNPAALFL, from the coding sequence ATGGCGTATATAACTGCATTTCTTGAAGGCATTATCAGTTTTATCAGTCCCTGTATCCTTCCCATTCTTCCCCTGTACTTCTCGTACCTTGCCGGTGGTGTGGCAGAGCAGGATCAGGAAAAGAATCTGTTGTTGAAAAACAGCATAGCGTTCGTCATTGGATTCACCATTCTCTTTGTAGCCCTTGGCGCTGCATCAACCACCATCGGACAGTTCCTTCAGAGTCACTTGGATATGCTTAATCGTATCGGTGGTGTCCTAGTCATCCTTTTTGCTCTGAACAACCTGGGATTCGTCCTGATACCCGCATTGAACAACAACCATAAGTTCCAGATGAAAGGTTTACAGAACATGAATGTTCCCAAGTCAATGCTCTTTGGCTTGGTCTTTGCCTTGGGCTGGACTCCCTGTGTAGGGCCCCTGCTCGGCAGTGCCCTGATGATGGCGGCAAATGCTGAACTGGTAACCAAGGGTATGATGACCCTGTTCTTCTATGCCATGGGCCTTGGCATTCCATTCTTGCTCTCAGCAATTCTGATTGAGCAGCTCGAAGGTGTCTTTGCAGCGATAAAGAAGCATTCCAAGCTTATCACGATAATCAGCGGGCTCTTCCTCTTGGCTTTTGGTATTGCCTTGGCCCTGGGGTTCAATCCAGCCGCACTATTTCTTTAG
- a CDS encoding RsmB/NOP family class I SAM-dependent RNA methyltransferase — MAKQKGKADGEMLFGAYYQDIYKDRWEPLKAALIEDKVPIAYEEGLTQPYYLDEASVLAAKLLGVQKGETVLDMCAAPGGKTLVLASCLQGKGKLVSNDRSSARRARLKQVVKDHLSEAQREIVQVTAHDATRWSLYEKNIYDRVLLDAPCSSERHVLHDPKALAMWSPSRPKRLAITQFAMLAAALEAVKTGGYILYSTCSINPMENERVVEKLYEKREGRFTIMDSAQAGSEEREYGSIILPDHREGRGPLYFCLIRRDV; from the coding sequence ATGGCAAAACAGAAGGGCAAAGCAGATGGAGAGATGCTGTTTGGGGCATACTACCAGGATATCTACAAAGATCGCTGGGAACCTCTTAAGGCAGCCTTGATTGAGGACAAGGTACCTATCGCCTACGAAGAAGGACTGACTCAACCATATTACCTTGATGAAGCATCGGTTCTCGCGGCAAAACTGCTTGGAGTACAGAAGGGGGAGACTGTCCTGGACATGTGTGCAGCCCCAGGAGGAAAAACGCTTGTTCTTGCTTCCTGTCTCCAGGGTAAGGGGAAACTCGTCTCCAATGACCGTTCCTCTGCCCGCAGGGCAAGACTGAAGCAAGTTGTAAAGGACCACCTCAGCGAGGCGCAACGGGAGATTGTTCAGGTAACAGCCCATGATGCAACGCGCTGGTCACTCTATGAAAAAAACATATATGACCGGGTGTTGCTCGACGCACCTTGTTCCAGTGAGCGCCATGTGCTGCATGACCCAAAGGCTCTAGCGATGTGGAGCCCTTCCCGTCCAAAAAGGCTTGCCATAACCCAATTTGCGATGCTTGCCGCTGCCCTGGAAGCAGTGAAAACGGGAGGATATATCCTGTACAGCACCTGCTCCATCAACCCGATGGAAAATGAGCGTGTAGTCGAAAAGTTATACGAGAAGAGAGAGGGAAGGTTTACCATCATGGATAGTGCCCAAGCGGGAAGTGAAGAGCGAGAATATGGCTCCATCATTCTTCCCGACCATAGAGAGGGGCGAGGTCCACTCTATTTCTGCTTGATTAGGAGAGATGTATGA
- a CDS encoding DUF362 domain-containing protein, whose amino-acid sequence MSSVAIVRCEQYEQALVDEAVALACQRGEMPDVKDKRILLKPNILSDAKEERGITTHSAVLRAMIRHLKSQGAKEILVGDSPGLQKPNFLPKASGIFQVCEEEGVQWIDFTKQPQTYTIPYTHNKKLPLAAVLSQVDMVFSLPKFKTHQLMYATGAVKNLFGLVPNLYKSPCHVQFPSREQFASLMVGIASIVKPAFSLMDGIIAMEGPGPANGVSRHLGLLLASHDPVALDYAQAQIMGYDPLLVPIVSEGIRRRLGDRPTSYPVLSAVALIQNDYIRIEMQKRTSFIHSLIVPFIFSRYIRWKVKKERKVPVFLVDPCIGCRKCIDICPAEALTMVDKRIIIDSKACIRCYCCHEVCPASAILVDEEIPS is encoded by the coding sequence ATGAGTAGTGTTGCCATTGTACGATGTGAACAATATGAACAGGCGTTGGTCGATGAAGCGGTAGCACTGGCGTGCCAGAGGGGAGAGATGCCTGATGTCAAGGATAAGCGTATCCTCCTCAAGCCAAACATCCTCAGTGATGCAAAAGAAGAACGAGGAATCACCACCCACTCCGCTGTTCTCAGGGCTATGATCAGACATCTTAAAAGCCAAGGGGCTAAAGAGATACTGGTTGGTGATTCCCCAGGGTTGCAGAAACCAAACTTCCTTCCGAAAGCCTCTGGGATCTTCCAGGTGTGTGAAGAGGAAGGGGTCCAGTGGATAGATTTCACGAAACAACCACAAACCTACACAATCCCATACACCCATAACAAGAAGCTGCCACTCGCTGCGGTGCTTTCTCAGGTAGATATGGTCTTCAGCCTCCCCAAGTTCAAGACACACCAATTGATGTATGCAACAGGTGCGGTCAAAAACCTGTTTGGATTGGTGCCCAATCTTTACAAGAGTCCCTGCCATGTACAGTTCCCATCGCGTGAACAGTTTGCTTCCCTGATGGTTGGCATCGCATCCATTGTGAAGCCCGCGTTCAGCCTGATGGACGGGATCATCGCAATGGAGGGGCCTGGCCCAGCAAATGGAGTCTCTCGCCATCTGGGCCTTTTGCTCGCCAGCCATGATCCAGTGGCATTGGATTACGCCCAGGCACAGATCATGGGCTATGATCCTCTGCTTGTACCCATTGTCTCAGAAGGGATCAGGAGAAGACTGGGAGACAGACCCACCTCCTACCCCGTTCTCTCTGCTGTAGCTCTTATACAGAATGATTACATCCGTATCGAAATGCAGAAACGCACCAGTTTTATCCACTCCTTGATTGTCCCCTTCATTTTCAGTCGCTATATCCGCTGGAAGGTAAAAAAAGAACGAAAAGTACCGGTTTTCCTGGTCGATCCTTGCATTGGATGCAGAAAATGCATCGACATTTGCCCAGCCGAAGCCTTGACGATGGTTGATAAACGTATCATCATCGATTCCAAGGCTTGTATCCGTTGCTATTGTTGCCACGAAGTCTGCCCCGCATCAGCGATACTTGTCGATGAAGAAATCCCCTCCTAG
- a CDS encoding small multi-drug export protein produces the protein MDNSTLFFSILLSLLPISELRGGIPYAYFNGVSLLIATPLCVLTNALVAPIVYTFLATFHKLFHEHWRWYASFFDRFVARAQRRVAPKVNRYGYWGILLFVAIPLPITGAWTGTLGSWILGLDKRKTMMAVFGGVIVSGLIVTSLVVLGVGIDSVFIKRI, from the coding sequence ATGGATAATTCCACATTGTTTTTCAGTATTCTACTCTCCCTTCTCCCCATCAGTGAACTGAGGGGAGGAATACCCTATGCCTATTTCAATGGGGTCTCCCTCCTTATAGCAACTCCTCTTTGTGTTCTGACCAATGCCTTGGTCGCCCCAATCGTGTACACGTTTCTGGCAACATTTCATAAGCTATTCCATGAGCATTGGAGGTGGTATGCCTCCTTCTTCGATCGTTTTGTCGCCAGGGCTCAAAGACGCGTTGCCCCTAAGGTCAACCGGTATGGTTATTGGGGAATTCTCCTTTTTGTGGCAATACCCTTGCCGATCACCGGTGCATGGACGGGAACCCTTGGTTCCTGGATTTTGGGCCTTGACAAGCGTAAGACCATGATGGCAGTATTCGGCGGAGTCATTGTCTCCGGCCTGATCGTCACCAGCTTGGTTGTCCTTGGGGTCGGAATCGATTCGGTATTCATTAAACGAATCTGA
- a CDS encoding UvrD-helicase domain-containing protein, with protein MQFNLEKELNPEQCKAASTLHGPLLVIAGAGSGKTRMLTFRIAHMLEKGINEHSILALTFTNKAAKEMAQRVRALTGLPLKKLTTTTFHAFGMGVLKQYIQHLGFKNNFTVYDTNDRKALMKEVIQNLDYVVESFDLFELSSLFSDIKTKRKVFGPNASDKIRNLYYEYEKHLKAYNAVDFDDLIMKPLELFDKHPEILDELRTRYSHILVDEFQDTSLSQYRMVELLAQESRNLCVVGDDDQSIYSWRGANYENLVMFEREFPERLEVKLERNYRSTGNILEAANRLIVNNQVRKDKKLWTDSGKGSSIRLIHPAQDEDEASTIADEILMIHKKEDRPFSDFGVLVRTNSLIAILETKFTERGIPSQVTGGQSFFDRKEIRDIVSYLKVIANQDDDINLLRIVNTPRRGIGRTTLEKMRKVADDHKCSLFSALSLMSISTDGQVKEAMKRTLKRFADMIEAYHYQLFNTNTQRNQILRTLIQEIGYKQHIENEHPDNEAFAAYKMKGVSMLCDMLARWERNPENRNASIFDYLNRISLAGKENPEEEDAGKIALMTIHASKGLEFDTVYLAGVEDQYIPHARAIEENPASLDEERRLFYVAITRARRALIISSCEKRKRGFELVTSIPSRFLEEIPKELFDEVDPNKQLSSDEVSDKLRLLKERLASRQAR; from the coding sequence ATGCAATTCAATTTAGAAAAAGAGCTCAACCCTGAGCAGTGCAAAGCTGCATCCACTTTGCACGGACCTCTGCTTGTCATAGCCGGGGCCGGGAGTGGAAAAACGAGGATGCTGACCTTCCGCATCGCACATATGCTGGAGAAAGGGATCAATGAACACTCCATCCTTGCATTGACCTTCACCAATAAGGCTGCAAAGGAGATGGCACAACGGGTGCGTGCCCTCACTGGCTTGCCATTGAAGAAACTTACCACGACCACTTTCCATGCTTTTGGCATGGGAGTTCTCAAGCAGTATATCCAGCATTTGGGATTCAAGAATAATTTCACTGTCTATGATACCAATGACAGGAAAGCCTTGATGAAGGAAGTAATCCAGAATCTTGACTATGTTGTTGAGAGCTTTGACTTGTTTGAGCTTTCATCGTTGTTCAGCGACATCAAGACAAAGCGTAAGGTCTTTGGCCCCAATGCCTCTGACAAGATCAGGAATCTTTACTACGAGTACGAGAAGCACCTCAAGGCATACAATGCTGTAGATTTTGATGACCTGATCATGAAACCACTTGAGTTGTTTGACAAGCATCCTGAAATCCTCGATGAGCTCAGGACACGGTACAGCCACATCCTTGTTGATGAGTTCCAGGATACTTCCCTTTCTCAGTACCGTATGGTTGAACTTCTCGCACAGGAGAGCCGTAATCTCTGCGTGGTTGGCGATGATGACCAGTCCATCTACAGCTGGAGAGGCGCTAACTATGAGAATCTGGTAATGTTTGAGCGTGAATTCCCAGAGCGTCTGGAAGTGAAGCTCGAGCGCAACTACCGATCCACGGGGAATATCCTCGAGGCGGCGAACCGCCTGATCGTAAACAACCAGGTGAGGAAGGATAAAAAGCTCTGGACTGACAGCGGTAAAGGGTCCTCTATCCGTCTAATCCACCCTGCCCAGGACGAGGATGAGGCTTCAACCATTGCAGATGAGATCCTCATGATCCACAAGAAGGAAGATCGCCCCTTCAGCGATTTCGGGGTATTGGTGCGTACCAATAGCCTGATAGCCATCCTTGAGACCAAGTTCACCGAACGTGGTATTCCTTCCCAGGTAACCGGCGGGCAGAGTTTCTTCGACAGAAAGGAGATCAGGGACATTGTAAGTTACCTGAAGGTGATCGCCAACCAGGATGATGACATCAACCTACTCAGGATCGTCAACACTCCAAGAAGAGGGATTGGCAGAACTACACTCGAGAAGATGCGTAAAGTTGCTGATGACCATAAGTGTTCTCTCTTCAGTGCATTATCCTTGATGAGCATTTCTACCGATGGACAGGTTAAGGAAGCGATGAAACGCACACTGAAGCGGTTCGCTGATATGATTGAGGCGTATCACTACCAACTGTTCAATACCAATACCCAGAGGAACCAGATACTCAGGACATTGATTCAGGAAATAGGGTACAAGCAGCATATAGAGAATGAGCATCCCGACAATGAAGCCTTTGCTGCGTATAAGATGAAAGGTGTCAGCATGCTCTGTGACATGCTCGCGCGGTGGGAAAGGAACCCTGAGAACAGGAATGCTTCCATATTTGACTACCTGAACAGGATCAGTCTTGCAGGCAAAGAGAATCCTGAGGAAGAGGATGCAGGGAAGATTGCCCTGATGACCATCCACGCCTCCAAGGGACTGGAGTTTGATACCGTATACCTCGCAGGGGTGGAAGATCAGTACATTCCTCATGCAAGGGCAATTGAAGAGAATCCTGCAAGCCTTGATGAGGAACGGCGACTCTTTTATGTAGCAATCACCCGTGCAAGGCGTGCGCTTATTATCAGCAGCTGCGAGAAGCGAAAAAGAGGATTCGAACTGGTAACCAGTATCCCTTCACGTTTCCTAGAGGAGATCCCCAAGGAATTGTTTGATGAGGTTGATCCAAACAAGCAGCTTTCCAGTGATGAGGTCAGTGACAAGCTGAGACTGCTCAAGGAACGACTGGCATCCAGGCAGGCGAGATGA